TGTAAAAGATTTGGAAAATATTGCTAAGTCTAAAGGCGAGGTAATAGCGATAATATCTTCTAACGTAGGATTTAAGAAGAGGTTAGAAATAATAAAGAAGGCAAGCGAAATGGGTATAAAACTTGCAAATGGTGAGTAGAAGTGCCAGAGTTATACTTGCAAAAAAGATTAGCGGCAGATATTGCAAAAGTGGGTATTAATAATGTAAAAATTCCTCCAGATAATGTCAGTGAAGTAAAAGAAGCATTAACTAGAGCAGATATAGCAAGGTTAATAGGAGATGGTAAGATTATCATAGAGAAAGGTAAGGAAAAAACTAACGCCGAAGTTCAAGAGAGAAGGAAAGCGAGAAGAATTAAAGGTGAAGGTAGGAGACATGGAAGTAGAAAAGGAAGGAAAACTGCAAGATTTGATGAGCATGAAGCTTGGGTAACTAG
This genomic interval from Acidianus sp. HS-5 contains the following:
- a CDS encoding 50S ribosomal protein L19e, which encodes MPELYLQKRLAADIAKVGINNVKIPPDNVSEVKEALTRADIARLIGDGKIIIEKGKEKTNAEVQERRKARRIKGEGRRHGSRKGRKTARFDEHEAWVTRIRKIRRYLKWLRDHGIIDSHLYRELYIKAKGGSFKSLSDVKSILIQMGKIKGE